In Ruminococcaceae bacterium BL-6, a genomic segment contains:
- a CDS encoding conserved protein of unknown function (Evidence 4 : Unknown function but conserved in other organisms) produces the protein MNDLQLGLEYLREAEEIRRRVAGLPKLPKYGDKRLQAKQREITLRCMMYELRTVGKELCWRGGARDET, from the coding sequence ATGAACGATTTGCAGCTGGGGCTGGAATACCTGCGGGAAGCGGAGGAAATTCGCCGCCGCGTGGCCGGGCTGCCAAAACTGCCGAAATACGGCGACAAACGGCTGCAAGCGAAGCAGCGGGAAATCACACTGCGCTGCATGATGTACGAGCTCCGCACCGTCGGGAAGGAACTCTGCTGGAGAGGGGGCGCACGCGATGAGACATAA
- a CDS encoding protein of unknown function (Evidence 5 : Unknown function): MEGATLIGYKEITSKKGVFTIAYLVFTPDEGLGQACKDVFLTGHPLTEEMIGQAVRVSINLENGRVTAIHAA, encoded by the coding sequence TTGGAAGGAGCTACTTTAATCGGTTATAAAGAGATTACCAGTAAAAAGGGCGTATTTACAATTGCGTATCTTGTTTTTACGCCTGATGAGGGTTTGGGGCAGGCTTGCAAGGATGTTTTCTTGACTGGTCACCCCCTCACCGAAGAAATGATCGGTCAGGCGGTGCGTGTAAGCATCAACCTTGAAAACGGTCGTGTTACCGCTATTCATGCGGCTTGA
- a CDS encoding protein of unknown function (Evidence 5 : Unknown function) yields MENTVKPASGLKKRDDPVYSGDPDFKALLGSFEQHKAYAALVASAMAEIPEFSKKEISLENCGTYLELDGDGILVASNLCRERLCPLCQWRRSLRVYGQTQKILDRLEPDGYAYLHLVLTIPNCKAADLYEQIGFLFRRSSALFSDRLYPKGDQLARHCHFKRAFRGVLRALEVTYNRERDDYHPHLHCLVAVRPSYFTGRDYVSRDLMRLLWTGYAAPLYDLDRLTLFQVYMARIREGERNNAVAEVAKYAVKPFHMELDLDGYRRVLPVLHRALRGRRLLQLYGCIAQAARELRIDLNNDEEAALTGGATRKFYFAYGHYHEVKDDEKEEPENRKTGPAPRGEALGPVLAEP; encoded by the coding sequence GACCCGGATTTCAAGGCTTTGCTCGGTTCCTTTGAGCAGCACAAAGCCTATGCCGCCCTCGTTGCTTCCGCGATGGCAGAGATCCCAGAATTTTCTAAAAAAGAAATTTCCTTAGAGAACTGCGGTACTTACCTTGAGCTCGACGGCGACGGGATTCTCGTCGCGTCAAACCTGTGCCGGGAACGCCTGTGCCCGCTGTGCCAATGGCGGCGTTCGCTGCGCGTGTACGGGCAGACGCAGAAAATTCTCGATCGGCTGGAACCGGACGGCTACGCCTACCTTCATCTGGTGCTGACGATCCCAAACTGCAAGGCCGCCGACCTGTATGAGCAGATCGGATTCCTGTTCCGCCGATCCTCCGCGCTGTTCTCCGATCGGCTGTATCCGAAGGGCGATCAGCTTGCCCGGCACTGTCATTTCAAGCGGGCGTTTCGCGGCGTGCTGCGGGCGCTGGAAGTGACCTACAACCGGGAGCGCGACGACTATCACCCGCACCTGCATTGCCTTGTCGCCGTCAGGCCGTCGTATTTCACCGGGCGCGACTACGTCAGCCGTGACCTGATGCGGCTGCTATGGACCGGCTACGCCGCGCCGCTTTATGACCTTGACCGGCTTACCCTGTTTCAGGTGTACATGGCCCGGATTCGCGAGGGCGAACGCAACAACGCCGTTGCGGAAGTCGCGAAATACGCCGTGAAACCTTTTCACATGGAGCTTGACCTTGACGGTTATCGGCGCGTTCTGCCCGTGCTGCACCGGGCGCTGCGCGGTCGCCGCCTGTTGCAGCTTTACGGCTGCATCGCGCAGGCGGCGCGCGAGCTCCGCATCGACTTGAACAACGACGAGGAAGCCGCCCTGACCGGGGGCGCGACCCGCAAATTCTATTTTGCCTACGGGCATTATCATGAGGTGAAAGACGATGAAAAAGAAGAACCCGAAAACCGTAAGACTGGCCCTGCACCCCGAGGGGAAGCGCTGGGCCCTGTTCTGGCTGAACCGTAA
- a CDS encoding conserved protein of unknown function (Evidence 4 : Unknown function but conserved in other organisms) encodes MDVMAFFRKILSWALGFLPDSPFQALDTSPVAPYLSVLNWIVPVSFILSVMETWLVAIAAYYIISAALRWIRAIS; translated from the coding sequence ATGGATGTAATGGCATTTTTCCGCAAGATTCTGTCTTGGGCCTTGGGCTTCCTTCCGGATTCTCCTTTTCAGGCTCTTGATACTTCTCCGGTTGCACCATATCTTTCCGTACTTAACTGGATTGTCCCTGTTAGTTTTATTTTATCTGTCATGGAGACTTGGCTCGTTGCAATTGCCGCTTACTATATCATTTCGGCGGCGCTCCGTTGGATAAGAGCAATTAGTTAA
- a CDS encoding protein of unknown function (Evidence 5 : Unknown function), with protein MYFVSYVAFDSYCFYSYFFFIRHFFHTPFFKNVSYLIIFFNILLTSIRICCIL; from the coding sequence TTGTATTTTGTCAGCTATGTCGCTTTCGATTCTTATTGTTTTTACTCTTATTTCTTTTTCATCAGGCACTTTTTTCACACTCCATTCTTTAAGAATGTATCATATTTAATAATATTTTTCAATATCCTATTGACTTCTATTAGAATATGTTGTATTCTCTAA
- a CDS encoding Sigma70_r4 domain-containing protein yields MRHKLVSLDANGLENRIGISNPLPGDPEEARQEHQRRIELVRYAVKHELTDRQREAVSLYYYGGMTLKQAGAQMGITEAVAARHVYKACDRLRRVLRYSGLARGVLK; encoded by the coding sequence ATGAGACATAAACTGGTCAGCCTTGACGCGAACGGGCTGGAAAACCGCATCGGCATCAGCAACCCGCTGCCCGGCGACCCCGAGGAAGCCCGGCAGGAACATCAGCGGCGGATTGAGCTCGTGCGATACGCCGTGAAGCACGAGCTCACCGACCGGCAACGCGAGGCCGTGTCTCTGTATTACTACGGCGGCATGACGCTGAAACAGGCCGGGGCGCAGATGGGAATTACGGAAGCCGTCGCCGCACGGCACGTGTACAAGGCGTGCGACCGGCTGCGGCGCGTGCTGCGGTATTCCGGCCTTGCGCGGGGGGTGCTGAAATGA
- a CDS encoding Zot domain-containing protein, translating to MAIDLYSGVPGSGKSLIVTYRAIDSLLSHKNVISNFPMDMSYFKRRRHGKFFYIPTEKITVKFLVAFAKANHDRSGHQAKKAQTIVLIDEAEIKFNSRLFASPDRMEWIFFFANHRHFNYDFWLAAQSDRMLDRQIRDLIQTEYKCRAIKGFGVEGKIISLLFGGLFCSVPYDHATHTKFLVPQFYRFHKRKANVYDTMYMFDGMGNVGKLSSGGKKYALDIKKEVSTG from the coding sequence GTGGCCATTGATCTTTATTCTGGGGTTCCCGGCTCCGGGAAGTCTCTGATTGTTACTTATCGTGCAATTGATTCATTGTTGTCTCATAAGAATGTTATTTCTAATTTTCCTATGGATATGTCTTATTTTAAGCGTCGGCGACATGGAAAGTTTTTTTATATTCCCACGGAAAAGATTACGGTAAAGTTTCTTGTTGCTTTCGCAAAGGCCAATCATGATCGTTCCGGTCATCAGGCCAAGAAAGCGCAAACGATAGTTTTGATTGATGAAGCGGAGATCAAATTTAATAGCCGTCTTTTTGCATCTCCTGATCGTATGGAATGGATTTTCTTTTTTGCGAATCATAGACATTTTAACTATGATTTTTGGCTTGCGGCCCAGTCCGATCGAATGCTTGATCGTCAGATCAGAGATCTGATTCAAACGGAATATAAATGCCGGGCTATTAAGGGTTTTGGTGTTGAAGGGAAAATTATTTCTCTCCTTTTTGGTGGCCTATTTTGTTCCGTACCTTATGATCATGCTACACATACGAAATTTTTGGTACCTCAATTTTATCGCTTCCACAAACGCAAGGCCAATGTATATGACACCATGTATATGTTTGATGGCATGGGTAATGTCGGTAAGTTGTCGTCGGGAGGAAAGAAATATGCACTTGATATTAAAAAAGAAGTCTCTACTGGTTAA
- a CDS encoding conserved membrane protein of unknown function (Evidence 4 : Unknown function but conserved in other organisms), with protein sequence MHLILKKKSLLVKRVLAFVLVLALLFIPMIKEPVKVEAIVPAVPVIAGAAIVAAAMSALGIGFAASMDTTDLSHMLQQTWDNLTDDVRNGIVLTELGGTTVAHFTSDALKNIFNSAKETIPQNPTLPANWNNSGSFGSISAAISFFEALGMAHASNMFVKQGELDTWNLLGQGIPLAQFSNYRVISTYTVPTPTYDFAQNVSIPVLTGGAFNAVLSGTWAGSKTAQIDMSVDAVDAAGKQVSSSNASPWKYTTSGSASFSNSAKFAIGSQWVIFLVDRIVDGVTHTYTCMFTLGDADVIGAGLTNDLYGRLYVDSPEDVDDVPAYGGQDVFNPVNDGFFADGVSSMTQPVQDVIDRLLDRVGEKGQVADQPDVVTIPADIIGDRVTDDTKTADQTGTIGRDISTPADKAADDAANDGRDIVTPKPSTLPDLTIPQIITRKFPFSIPWDLYNAVHILVAPPAAPKWDIGFHFDRLGIHETTTIDLSQFDTLATIIRWGIAFLFLISLIILTSHLIKR encoded by the coding sequence ATGCACTTGATATTAAAAAAGAAGTCTCTACTGGTTAAGCGGGTATTGGCTTTCGTGCTCGTTCTGGCCCTTCTTTTTATTCCGATGATTAAAGAGCCTGTCAAGGTTGAAGCTATCGTTCCTGCTGTCCCTGTGATCGCTGGGGCCGCGATTGTAGCGGCGGCTATGTCTGCTCTCGGTATCGGCTTTGCGGCGTCTATGGATACGACTGATTTAAGTCATATGCTACAACAGACTTGGGATAATTTAACTGATGATGTCCGAAATGGGATTGTCTTGACGGAGCTCGGCGGGACAACTGTTGCGCATTTTACTTCTGACGCCTTGAAGAATATTTTTAATTCTGCAAAGGAAACTATTCCGCAAAATCCTACTTTACCCGCAAACTGGAATAATTCCGGTTCTTTTGGTTCTATTTCTGCGGCTATTTCTTTTTTTGAAGCTTTGGGAATGGCTCATGCATCGAATATGTTTGTCAAGCAGGGTGAGCTTGATACTTGGAATTTATTAGGCCAGGGGATACCTTTAGCACAGTTTTCTAATTATCGCGTTATTTCGACGTACACGGTTCCCACACCTACTTATGATTTTGCACAGAATGTGTCTATTCCTGTATTGACTGGTGGTGCTTTTAATGCTGTTTTGAGTGGTACTTGGGCAGGGTCTAAGACTGCTCAAATTGATATGTCAGTTGATGCTGTCGATGCGGCGGGGAAACAAGTATCATCTTCTAATGCTAGTCCTTGGAAATATACGACTTCTGGTTCTGCGTCTTTCAGCAATTCTGCAAAATTTGCGATTGGTTCCCAGTGGGTTATATTCCTTGTTGATCGGATTGTCGATGGTGTGACTCATACTTATACTTGCATGTTTACGCTGGGTGATGCTGACGTGATCGGAGCCGGGCTGACTAATGATCTGTATGGTCGGCTCTATGTTGATTCTCCGGAAGATGTCGACGATGTGCCTGCTTATGGCGGTCAGGACGTATTTAATCCGGTGAATGATGGATTTTTCGCTGATGGTGTAAGTAGCATGACACAGCCCGTTCAAGATGTTATTGATCGTCTGCTTGATCGGGTAGGGGAGAAGGGACAGGTTGCCGATCAGCCGGATGTGGTTACGATCCCCGCTGATATTATCGGTGATCGTGTGACTGATGATACTAAGACCGCCGATCAGACTGGTACCATCGGCAGGGATATTTCGACACCGGCAGATAAGGCTGCGGACGATGCGGCTAATGATGGTCGTGATATTGTTACACCTAAGCCCAGCACATTGCCTGATCTGACGATTCCGCAAATTATTACCCGCAAGTTCCCGTTTTCCATACCGTGGGATTTGTATAACGCGGTGCATATCCTAGTGGCTCCACCTGCGGCTCCGAAGTGGGACATTGGATTCCATTTTGATCGATTAGGTATTCATGAGACTACTACAATTGATTTGTCTCAATTCGATACTTTGGCTACTATCATTCGCTGGGGGATTGCTTTCCTATTTCTGATTTCTTTAATTATTTTGACGTCTCACCTTATTAAGCGTTGA
- a CDS encoding Phage_integrase domain-containing protein, producing the protein MKKMRADWLEINEFEHLLAALTPPNRLACEVSACTGLRISDVLNLRSDRLQERFTVRELKTGKARRIRLPCALLDRLIAQSGKIYVFEGRESYRKPRTRQAVYKDLKRAAKLFRLHGCQISPHSARKIYAVNAYKRTGSLQRVRELLNHTDEAVTVLYAMADELTRRKTGKK; encoded by the coding sequence GTGAAAAAAATGCGGGCTGACTGGCTGGAAATCAACGAATTTGAGCACCTACTGGCGGCGCTGACCCCGCCAAACAGGCTGGCCTGTGAGGTGTCCGCCTGTACCGGTTTGCGCATATCGGACGTGCTGAATCTGCGTTCTGACAGGCTTCAGGAGCGTTTTACTGTGCGGGAGCTCAAAACAGGCAAAGCAAGGCGCATTCGGCTGCCCTGCGCGCTGCTGGACCGTCTGATCGCGCAATCCGGGAAGATTTATGTGTTTGAAGGGCGCGAAAGCTACCGGAAACCGCGCACAAGGCAGGCGGTTTACAAGGATTTGAAGCGCGCGGCAAAGCTGTTTCGGCTGCACGGCTGTCAGATCAGCCCGCACAGTGCGCGGAAAATTTATGCCGTGAACGCCTACAAGCGCACGGGGAGCTTGCAGCGCGTCCGCGAATTGCTGAACCATACCGATGAGGCTGTGACCGTGCTTTATGCGATGGCCGACGAATTGACCCGCCGCAAGACCGGAAAAAAGTGA
- a CDS encoding putative Rol_Rep_N domain-containing protein (Evidence 3 : Putative function from multiple computational evidences) — protein MEVKQNLLVDYLVMSFKVQPDQAGCFLEFIVRLLNFPLEEAESIKSYYGFPSCYYYAGIKIHYTDTLIVLDMSGKGCRTCEQLHDVWNWYSFLCLFDRGLTVPIKDSDYSTEGRYSVHISRIDVASDLLGDDRITLPFLQRYVLKDKFICKSNYHTCVIGNKETAIYFGSPRSDRRLRIYDKALEQGVCDAKWVRFEFQLRNDNALSFYLNLSRTCNGNFMECYYGMLHDYLRFTTRPNPKGVKHTDRLVVCAWWKKFLQGVRKIPQLYLPGNDYDISSISRVYARQCASTVHTLIEAAEGDITQIIDVASFTPLNRRQREALSRWESSRNAVQDASDNVISILEHIGDA, from the coding sequence ATGGAAGTAAAACAGAATTTGCTTGTCGATTACCTCGTTATGTCCTTCAAAGTTCAGCCGGATCAGGCCGGATGTTTCTTGGAATTTATTGTTCGGTTGCTTAATTTTCCCCTTGAAGAGGCCGAGAGTATAAAGAGTTACTATGGTTTTCCGTCTTGTTATTACTATGCCGGGATTAAGATACATTACACTGATACGTTGATTGTATTGGATATGTCCGGTAAAGGTTGCCGAACCTGTGAGCAGCTTCATGATGTCTGGAACTGGTATAGTTTCCTTTGTTTGTTTGATCGTGGCCTTACTGTACCGATTAAGGATAGTGATTACAGCACGGAGGGCCGGTACTCTGTACATATCAGCCGAATTGATGTTGCTTCCGATCTGCTGGGAGACGATCGAATTACACTTCCCTTTTTGCAGAGATATGTCTTGAAGGACAAATTTATCTGTAAATCGAATTATCATACCTGTGTGATCGGTAACAAGGAAACAGCAATATATTTCGGTAGTCCTCGTTCTGATCGGCGGCTTCGCATCTATGATAAGGCTCTGGAGCAGGGAGTGTGTGATGCTAAGTGGGTACGTTTTGAGTTCCAGCTTCGGAACGATAATGCGCTTTCCTTTTATTTGAATCTCTCTCGGACTTGTAATGGCAATTTCATGGAGTGCTATTATGGTATGCTCCATGATTATTTGAGATTTACTACACGTCCGAATCCTAAAGGTGTTAAGCATACTGATAGGCTTGTTGTTTGTGCTTGGTGGAAGAAATTTTTACAGGGTGTCCGCAAGATTCCGCAGTTGTATTTGCCTGGTAATGATTATGATATTTCGTCGATCAGCCGGGTGTATGCCCGTCAGTGTGCTTCGACGGTTCATACGCTTATTGAGGCCGCCGAGGGAGATATTACCCAGATTATTGATGTTGCGTCTTTTACTCCGCTGAATCGCCGCCAGAGGGAAGCTCTTTCCCGCTGGGAGAGTTCCCGGAATGCAGTGCAGGACGCTTCTGACAATGTAATTTCTATTTTAGAACATATTGGAGATGCTTAG
- a CDS encoding conserved protein of unknown function (Evidence 4 : Unknown function but conserved in other organisms) — MIRWGAFDSYGAALDWIRSFRDPVELMTLERLQTLGLGVQLTFQEILDVADSGEAGDAS, encoded by the coding sequence GTGATCCGCTGGGGCGCGTTCGACAGCTACGGCGCGGCGCTGGACTGGATTCGATCATTCCGCGATCCGGTGGAACTGATGACGCTGGAACGGCTGCAAACGCTTGGCCTGGGCGTCCAGCTGACCTTTCAGGAAATTCTGGACGTTGCAGATTCCGGGGAAGCAGGCGACGCATCATGA
- a CDS encoding protein of unknown function (Evidence 5 : Unknown function): protein MLNTFRIRTCSKSQIIMEHTIIALHEIAITSPREIQIKGKRIIVPKLELKTYPLSITHSLLQSLIIDAKPPIRTRTTEIYCCFLVTDHTGMIIRFTDKFVLQDISLQKGKCNSIVSQQIGSNINSADMYRVPALRAVITILNRYSKATIKQTKETIPVPDIMKLLTGSATFTGHIQYNQRISVMYLNPGIVITRRKTIVTLYTLGLFKGKIKQPNNKFQETSGLIRLNFEGHNEVIDKQILFYFHYLTPCHFIQRKELQRICYLV from the coding sequence ATGCTTAACACCTTTAGGATTCGGACGTGTAGTAAATCTCAAATAATCATGGAGCATACCATAATAGCACTCCATGAAATTGCCATTACAAGTCCGAGAGAGATTCAAATAAAAGGAAAGCGCATTATCGTTCCGAAGCTGGAACTCAAAACGTACCCACTTAGCATCACACACTCCCTGCTCCAGAGCCTTATCATAGATGCGAAGCCGCCGATCAGAACGAGGACTACCGAAATATATTGCTGTTTCCTTGTTACCGATCACACAGGTATGATAATTCGATTTACAGATAAATTTGTCCTTCAAGACATATCTCTGCAAAAAGGGAAGTGTAATTCGATCGTCTCCCAGCAGATCGGAAGCAACATCAATTCGGCTGATATGTACAGAGTACCGGCCCTCCGTGCTGTAATCACTATCCTTAATCGGTACAGTAAGGCCACGATCAAACAAACAAAGGAAACTATACCAGTTCCAGACATCATGAAGCTGCTCACAGGTTCGGCAACCTTTACCGGACATATCCAATACAATCAACGTATCAGTGTAATGTATCTTAATCCCGGCATAGTAATAACAAGACGGAAAACCATAGTAACTCTTTATACTCTCGGCCTCTTCAAGGGGAAAATTAAGCAACCGAACAATAAATTCCAAGAAACATCCGGCCTGATCCGGCTGAACTTTGAAGGACATAACGAGGTAATCGACAAGCAAATTCTGTTTTACTTCCATTACCTCACCCCTTGTCATTTTATACAAAGAAAAGAGCTGCAGCGGATCTGTTATCTTGTGTAA
- a CDS encoding conserved protein of unknown function (Evidence 4 : Unknown function but conserved in other organisms) — protein MSSELVLYVVSACRRRVREVLLSYLCGEPVTGCGVRLIVCFEDGTVAEGAGHTIFGALNDLMTVSRTMPDYFGDWPALG, from the coding sequence ATGAGCAGCGAGCTCGTGTTGTATGTGGTGAGCGCCTGCAGGCGGCGGGTGCGCGAGGTGCTGCTGAGCTACCTCTGCGGCGAGCCCGTGACGGGCTGCGGCGTGCGCCTGATCGTCTGCTTTGAGGACGGCACGGTCGCCGAGGGGGCCGGGCATACGATTTTTGGCGCGCTGAACGATCTGATGACAGTCAGCCGGACCATGCCGGATTATTTCGGCGACTGGCCCGCGCTGGGATAA
- a CDS encoding Toxin-antitoxin system protein, whose translation MPDEKEIRVKTIRIESDIADKIQKLANESERDFSSQVRFMLKEYLRIKEQ comes from the coding sequence GTGCCTGATGAAAAAGAAATAAGAGTAAAAACAATAAGAATCGAAAGCGACATAGCTGACAAAATACAAAAACTTGCAAATGAAAGTGAACGTGACTTTTCAAGCCAAGTCCGTTTTATGCTAAAAGAATATCTTAGAATAAAAGAACAATAA
- a CDS encoding protein of unknown function (Evidence 5 : Unknown function) — translation MPLVKISFPINPNHQKRIDRITNISYSDRIRTKIIITKT, via the coding sequence TTGCCGCTTGTCAAGATATCATTCCCGATCAACCCAAACCATCAAAAAAGGATCGACAGAATCACGAACATCAGCTACAGCGACAGAATAAGAACCAAGATCATAATTACGAAAACATAA
- a CDS encoding conserved protein of unknown function (Evidence 4 : Unknown function but conserved in other organisms) yields MSKKTDEKKMLELLAYGDVTDAVKLLLEVGKAMPDPAVIDGLDLRNVSAIRYTSAGGFELSFYDRFRALDGLRKLNDASKAGGLLSAIQASAPAAFDDEREYLSRHED; encoded by the coding sequence ATGTCAAAAAAAACGGACGAAAAAAAGATGCTGGAACTGCTGGCCTACGGCGACGTGACCGACGCGGTGAAGCTGCTGTTGGAAGTCGGAAAGGCGATGCCCGACCCCGCCGTGATCGACGGGCTCGACCTGCGGAATGTGAGCGCGATCCGCTACACCAGCGCGGGCGGCTTCGAACTTAGCTTTTACGACCGCTTCCGCGCCCTCGACGGGCTGCGAAAGCTCAACGACGCTTCGAAAGCCGGAGGGCTTCTATCAGCTATTCAGGCTTCTGCGCCCGCCGCATTCGACGATGAGCGCGAGTATCTTTCCCGCCACGAAGATTGA
- a CDS encoding protein of unknown function (Evidence 5 : Unknown function), whose translation MILSDFLSHFSCGVRCLVLDSRSKDVIFDSNVNELCFRNYDLGSYSVAVADVRDSVDPFLMVWVDRE comes from the coding sequence ATGATTTTATCTGATTTTTTATCTCATTTTTCGTGTGGTGTTCGTTGTTTGGTTCTTGATTCTAGGTCGAAAGATGTCATTTTCGATTCTAATGTAAATGAGTTATGTTTTCGTAATTATGATCTTGGTTCTTATTCTGTCGCTGTAGCTGATGTTCGTGATTCTGTCGATCCTTTTTTGATGGTTTGGGTTGATCGGGAATGA
- a CDS encoding protein of unknown function (Evidence 5 : Unknown function): MECDFFENKYTVPRRFKYKVSSRVKGEIEKRLDLIMEKLGIEFPDEN; this comes from the coding sequence TTGGAGTGTGATTTTTTCGAAAATAAATATACTGTTCCGCGGCGCTTTAAATATAAAGTTTCTTCCCGGGTGAAAGGGGAGATTGAAAAGCGTCTTGATTTGATCATGGAAAAGCTAGGCATTGAATTTCCTGACGAGAATTAA
- a CDS encoding protein of unknown function (Evidence 5 : Unknown function), translating to MFAVGLQLLEGEPASAVSAAFGTALSTIQSDVMGMIAQAVPYGLAIMGAMLVVTIGVKAFKRFSK from the coding sequence ATGTTTGCTGTTGGGCTTCAGCTTTTGGAAGGGGAACCGGCGTCTGCTGTTTCTGCTGCGTTTGGTACGGCTCTTTCCACGATCCAGTCTGATGTCATGGGTATGATTGCCCAGGCTGTGCCTTATGGTTTGGCTATCATGGGCGCGATGCTTGTTGTCACCATCGGCGTTAAGGCGTTCAAGCGTTTTTCCAAATGA